The following are encoded together in the Lathyrus oleraceus cultivar Zhongwan6 chromosome 3, CAAS_Psat_ZW6_1.0, whole genome shotgun sequence genome:
- the LOC127132321 gene encoding AT-rich interactive domain-containing protein 2 isoform X2, whose amino-acid sequence MPSSFAKRKCKQYINGDKFDNAKDQKRKSPSHVLCSRLSDGKRIKCGSPQNDRVEFCSISRQDYSHLSDVVDSGKRLNYLMNEESFYIHARDLMDNSYSCGIATSIKEKLKEEDMEFADSRKRFLPSRSNHLPRPFIPIGPRFQAEVPKWEASTNIKQYDNDDCLKWLGTQLWPMPSLSRNNAKSLGKGRPDSSLGENLESVDCVKKHIEVREFLKSKVNDTFSSWKFDNKRDASKSWTTEEEKKFESLVKLNLLSSDTKFWKLVMEYFPSKSIECMMNYYYNAYILDA is encoded by the coding sequence aAGAGGAAATGTAAGCAATACATAAATGGTGATAAATTTGATAATGCCAAAGATCAAAAAAGAAAATCACCTTCTCATGTCTTATGTTCAAGACTATCGGATGGAAAAAGGATCAAATGTGGTTCCCCTCAAAATGATAGGGTTGAATTTTGTTCTATTTCTAGACAAGACTATTCTCACCTAAGTGATGTTGTAGATTCCGGGAAGCGACTAAATTATCTTATGAACGAAGAAAGCTTTTATATTCATGCTAGAGATTTAATGGATAATAGTTATTCTTGTGGTATTGCGACATCAATCAAAGAGAAACTAAAAGAAGAAGACATGGAATTCGCCGACTCTCGAAAGAGATTTTTACCTTCTAGGAGTAACCATCTTCCAAGACCATTTATTCCCATTGGACCTAGGTTTCAAGCTGAAGTTCCTAAATGGGAGGCATCAACCAACATAAAACAATATGATAATGATGATTGTTTGAAGTGGTTAGGCACCCAACTTTGGCCAATGCCTTCTTTATCTAGAAATAATGCAAAAAGTCTTGGAAAAGGTAGGCCTGACTCAAGCTTGGGTGAGAACCTTGAATCAGTTGATTGTGTTAAAAAACACATTGAAGTTAGGGAGTTCTTAAAATCGAAGGTTAATGACACTTTCTCAAGTTGGAAGTTTGATAATAAGAGAGATGCGTCAAAATCATGGACAACAGAAGAGGAGAAGAAATTTGAATCTCTAGTAAAATTGAATCTATTATCAAGCGACACAAAGTTTTGGAAGCTCGTCATGGAGTACTTTCCATCCAAATCTATTGAGTGCATGATGAATTACTATTATAATGCATACATCCTAGATGCATGA